In the Salmo trutta chromosome 13, fSalTru1.1, whole genome shotgun sequence genome, ctttccaaatgcaccgtaAATATCAATAATTTATTCATGTAAATTAAAAAAAGGTGGTTAAACAGTTAGAATATCTAGAGAGGACTGCACCATGGGTAGTCTACACTCACCTGTGATTCATTAGGAATATCTAGAGGACTGCACCATGGGTAGTCTACACTCACCTGTGATTCATTAGGAACGACTACAGGCAGAGCGATCAACAGATCTCATTCCTGAGGGGCCAGCTAGAGTCAACACCTAGAGAACAGGGAGGCATcctacatggcaccctattccctacacgaATGCACTACCTGgcaccctatttagtgcactacttttgaccagggttttgggatgcatccaggaccttgtgtttgttattgtgaaagaggagaaggaggaggagggggggtaatACCTTGTGACTGTCATTAAAGGAAATGCGCCACCCACTTGACCAGATTAAAAAGATTTGGATATGTAAAATGAGGATTATGATAGTTGTATAGCATCCATATAacacagattaaaaaaaaaaaaaaataccccacTGCCAGGCACATAATGACACAGATCAAACTAACTCACTGCCAACACAGGTTCAACAGGTGCCACTGCCAGGCAGAGTGAGACATTGGACCGACAAAACGAAACAATTAGTAGGTAAAGCAGTTACTTGGTAAATCTTAACAGAACTTTTCTCTAAATGGGTTTTACTTCTGGCTGTTCTTCAGGGTAACAGTGAGTTGTATTTTAATTCAGTCTTTATAAAATAGCTTATTGATGTGATTGGTTAATAATTTAACAAATATTTCCTCCAAGGGGAGTGGCAAAAGAAACAGCATTACATCAATCAAAGTCCTACCGACAATAACctcgtttaaaaaaaataatctcaaaagTTGGCTAAATGACCGAACAGTGAAACAATGGTTTTGTAACTGTACATGTAAACTAGGGACCGTGCACTGAAATAAGtgattaaatgtaatgtaaatgtaatgtaaatgattaTCGTGGAATCTCGGTCACGTTTTTAAAAGGAAAGTATGTAGGACTGTGAATGTCAGTCCGCCCGAGCGACCAATCGTAGACGAATCCGTCTTTGTAACCTTGAATTAAATATGTTAGAATTTAAAAAgattttatgggggggggggatggatTGAAATTGTTTAGTAGCCCCAACTTGACTATATTGGTGTTTCTTGCGATAAATGTGTTTAGTCCTAATAGTTAAAATGCAATATTTTATAATAATTCTATAACATAATTAGTATACAACGGTTACAATTCACAGAAAGGTGGGGTGGAAAAAACGTTACTTACGGTACAGGAACTTTTCCTCCAGCTCCTTCCTTTTCAGTGTCGGCTAATTACTCAGACAAATCATGTTCTTACGGTGTCAAAAACGTTTTGTAGGCTGCATTTTATCAACCACAGGACTGACAAGCAAAGAAGACTTCCCATAATTATCTCAAGGAGTGGCAACAACATATTTCCCGGCAAGCTCACACAGGCACAGAAGCCGCGACCtgcccatagagaatgatagaagCCTCTAGTGGCCTAAAAgctattttaaagtagtcaagttAGTGGGAATTCCTATGTGTTGTAGCCTCagtggcgctgcccatgctgtcacagatgctataGTGGCACAGAtgtaaagatgagtcctctatctacctctacGGCGCTGCCCTCTGCGTGTGTGGGATCTTACTGGGCGGGGTGGCTACATTAATTAACATGTCCAAACAACTGCCTATCACACTGAAAGAATCTCAATCGCATACTCCTCAAAACCCATTTGAGGAACAGGTCAGAGGGGCAGACCTCTgtctttctcatccaatgggttgaGGAGAGAGGATACCAGGAGTACGCAATTTAAATTCTCCTATTGAATATCCAGcaatggaggctggtgggaggagctataggaggacaggtgTAACGAGCTGTAGGAGGACAGGTGtgacagtttagcttccgtccctctcctcacccctacctgggctcgaaccaggtacacatcgacaacagccacccctcgaagcatcgttacccatcgctccacaaaagccacgtcccttgcagagcaaaggggaacaactacttcaaggtctcagagcgagtgacgtcacccgatttgAAACGGtactagcgcgcaccaccgctaactagctagccatttcacaccggttacacaggctcattgtaatgtctggaatggaatagaTGGAACGGAGTCCAAcgcgtggtttccatatgttcgATATGTTCCATTTAATCCATTCCAGGAATTACAATGAgccccgtcctcctatagctcctcccaccagcccccTCTGGATATTGCAGGTAGCCAACGGATACAGACACTCCTCGACTTCCACGATCTGCTGCTCTTGCTCTCTCACTTTCGTACATTTTAAGTAGCCTATAGAATACCATtggtatgagtcataatacccataaaacctagcggtcaaaagAGTGAAATGATTCCAtccatttttcccataggggtttttagaaacacttcaaaataAGGGCTGcgtagtcgctctggataagagcgtctgctaaatgatgtaaatgtaaatgtgaaagcTTACCCTGGAATgttgttttgataaccgtgtacaTTTCTCCAGGAAATGGGGATTGAAAATAATTTCCATTTGACCGCaaggtgttatgggtattatgacacctccactgtgggactCCATTACATTTGCACAAATAAATTGCAGAAGAGgacgttttttatttatttatttcacctttatttaaccaggtaggccagttgagaacaagtcctttatttaaccaggtaggccagttgagaactagttctcatttgcaactacgacctggccaagataaagcaaagcagttcgacaaacaacacagagttacacatgggataaacaaacgtacagtcaataatacaatagaaaagtctacatacagtgtgtgcaaatgaggaaggataagagaggtaagacaataaataggccatggtggggaATTAATTACATTATAGCAAATAAACACTgtaatggtaggatgtgcagaagatgaatgtgcaagtagagatactggggtgcaaaggagcaagataaataaataaatacagtatggggatgaggtagttggatgggctatttacagatgggctatgtacaggtgcagtgatctgtgagctgctctgacagctggtgcttaaagttagtgagggagatatgagtctccagcttcagtgatttttgtaattcgttccagtcattggcagcagggaactggaaggaaaggcgaccaaaggaagaattggctttgggggggaccagtgagatatacctgctgtagcgtgtgctacgggtgggtgttgctatggtgaccagtgagctgagataaggcggggcttcacctagcagagacttgtagatgacctggagccagtgggtttggcgacgagtatgaagcgagggccagccaacacaGAAGTCAAGACACTCCACTCGTAAGATGTTTTGGTGCGGGCCGCGATtgagtctgtaatcccaacatgtttcaagcagaccaccatagtccctgtgcccaagaacactaaggtaacctgcctaaatgactaccgactcatagcactcacgtccgtagccatgaaatgctttgaaaggctggtcatggctcacatcgacaccattatcccagaaaccctagacccactccaatttccataccgccccaacagatccacagatgatgcatctCTATTacgccaagacagtcgtgaagagggcacgacaaagcatattacccctcaggaaactaaaaagatttggcatgggtcctgagatcctcaaaaggttctacagctgaaacatgtcgagagcatcctgaccggttgcatcactgccttgtacggcaattgctcggtctccaaccgcaaggcactacagagggtagtgcgaacggcccagtacatcactggggctgagctttctgccatccaggacctttataccaggcggtgtcagaggaaggccctaaaaattgtcaaagaccccagccaccctagtcatagactgttctctctaccgcatggcaagtggtaccagagtgccaagtctaggacaaaaaggcttctcaacagtttttacccccaagccataagactcctgaacaggtaatcaaatggttatccggactatttgcattgtgtgaccCCCCAACAcctattttacgctgctgctactctctgtttatcatatatgcatagtcactttaactatacattcatgtacatactacctcaattggcccgaccaaccagtgctcccgcacattggctaaccgggctatctgcattgtgtcccaccacccaccaacccctcttttactctactgctactctctgttcatcatataaaAAGTGTCTCCTGACAGGAGGGgtcagtgtctcctgacccctcctgtctcagcctccagtatttatgctgcagtagtttgtgtcggggggctagggtcagtctgttatatctggagtatttctcctgtcttatccggtgtcctgtgtgaatttaagtatattctctctttctctgtctttctttctctctctcggaggacctgagccctaggaccatgcctcaggactacctgacatgatgactccttgctgtccccagtccacctggccgtgctgctgctccagtttcaactgttctacctgcggctatggaaccctgacctgttcaccggacgtgctacctgtcccagacctgctgttttcaactctcgagagacagcaggagcggtagagatactctgaatgatcggctatgaaaagccaactgacaattactcctgaggtgctgacctgttgcaccctcgacaaccactgtaattattattatttgaccctgctggtcatttatgaacatttgaacatcttggccatgttctgttataatctccacccggcacagccagaagaggactggccacccctcatagcctggttcctctctaggtttctttctagggagtttttcctagccaccgtgcttctacatctgcattgcttgctgtttggggttttaggctgggtttctgaacagcactttgagatatcagctgatgtaagaagggctatataaatacatttgatttgatatatgcatagtcactttaaccatatctacatgtacatactacctcaatcagcctgactaaccggtgtctgtatataacctctctactgtatatagcctctctactgtatatagtctctctactgtatatagcctctctactgtatatagcctctactgtatatagtctctctactgtatatagcctctctactgtatatagcctctctactgtatataacctcgctactgcatatagcctctctactgtatatagcctcgctgctgtatatagcctctctactgtatatagcctctctactgtatatagcctctctactgtatatagcctcgctgctgtatatagcctctctactgtatatagcctgtctttttaactgttttatttctttacttacctgttGTTTacctaatacattttttgcactattggttagagcctgtaagtaaacatttcactgtgaggtctactacacctgttgtattcagcatttcactgtaaggtctactacacctgttgtattcagcatttcactgtgaggtctactacacctgttgtattcagcatttcactatgaggtctactacacctgttgtattcagcatttcactgtgaggtctactacacctgttgtattcagcatttcactgtgaggtctactacacctgttgtattcagcatttcactgtgaggtctactacacctgttgtattcagcatttcactgtgaggtctactacacctgttgtattcagcatttcactgtgaggtctactacacctgttgtattcagcatttcaatgtaaggtctactacacctgttgtattcagcatttcactgtgaggtctactacacctgttgtattcagcatttcactgtaaggtctactacacctgttgtattcagcatttcactgtgaggtctacacctgttgtattcagcatttcactgtaaggtctactacacctgttgtattcagcatttcactgtaaggtctactacacctgctgtattcagcatttcactgtaaggtctactacacctgttgtattcagcatttcactgtaaggtctactacacctgttgtattcagcatttcactgtgagatctacacctgttgtattcagcatttcactgtaaggtctactacacctgttgtattcagcatttcactgtaaggtctactacacctgttgtattcagcatttcactgtgaggtctactacacctgttgtattcagcatttcactgtgaggtctactacacctgttgtattcagcatttcactgtgaggtctactacacctgttgtattcagcatttcactgtaaggtctactacacctgttgtattcagcatttcactggtagggctacacctgttgtattcagcatttcactgtgaggtctactacacctgttgtattcagcatttcactgtaaggtctactacacctgttgtattcagcatttcactgtgaggtctactacacctgttgtattcagcatttcactgtgaggtctactacacctgttgtattcagcatttcactgtgaggtctactacacctgttgtattcagcatttcactgtgaggtctactacacctgttgtattcagcatttcactgtaaggtctactacacctgttgtattcagcatttcactgtgaggtctacacctgttgtattcagcatttcactgtaaggtctactacacctgttgtattcagcatttcactgtaaggtctactacacctgttgtattcggcgcacgtgacaaattaactttgatttgGTCTGCTTATTATCCCCGCCCCAGAGAGGTTCCTTTGCCAACATGAAGACGTTACATGTAGTCTTGGCAACAGAACCACCTTCGGCAGGGCGGGGGCAATAAGCAGACCAGATCGCAGCCCCACCTCACCATCGTTGGCTCAAGTAGAGacaccctccccctccccccaattGCTAAAGGCCTGTAtgaactatgcatagataatgatAGAGGCCTATAtgaactatgcatagataatgatAGAGGCCTGTATGAACTATGCATaggagaatgatagaggcctgtATGAACTATGCATaggagaatgatagaggcctgtATGAACTATGCATAGAGAATGATAGaagcctctagtggccaaaagcatgggcagtgccattgagggcttccaccatttttaatgtagtcaactgggtgggattTCCAActtaattggctgatccctcctggtggccatgttggagtcatgtccaaccgagtcatcaggagggatcagccaatcgtgaagaagaaCATGTacaacttcaaaatggagatagagagagcctCAATGacactgcccatgctgtcacagactctATGATGGCACAGCTACAAAGATAGCTCCATAGAGATAGGGTGATTCTGTATTTACCTGATCTATTTGTTATTAATGGTTAACAATTAATATTTAACTAATAGTAAGACATTTCTGTCCTACTAGTGTCTGTGTTTGTTAAGGTCTCCACTCtagttccctgcagctaatctggaCGTATGGTCACCAGAGATGGCTTGAACTGACAAAATGAGTTAAAGACTGCATTACATAGACAAGAATGTGTTTTACTAGAGATAGTTTAGGGGGTAGAACAATCCCTCATTGTCTCTAAATCGtccttgcatctgggaaactaagatAGGATGAACCCAGAGTGGATTATGATGCTCCTTGGTCTCCATGACTAAGCATTCTTAGTGTCAGCTATATAAAGAACTCTGCATTTGTGTAAAGGTTAGGTTACTCAGTCCAACACTCAAGGGTTattattattgcaataattaatcaatatgAAATAAACAGATGATTGAAGaaatgacagtctctctctctcagtatgaaTTTCCATGACGATAGCGAATAGAGAACTCATTTTCCTTATCCACCATCTTTATAAATTGCATATGTTGCTTGGCTACCCATAGTCCTTGCTTCCGGTCAAACGCTACACCCTCTGACATTAGTTTCTTAAGGGTCAACGCTATTTACAATTCTTCAGATGTCTTTACCCTAAACTCTACTGCTTAACTAAACCTTTTTACATTTTAACTTCAAATGGAGTAAGATTCATCGATATAGCACGGACGGTTTAGATAAGAGCAGCTGAAGAATTCAGTTTGTCGTCGTCAAACAACATGATCATACGTTTTATTTTCCACAACAATTTAATAATTTTCTTCTAATTACAGAGTCACAACCTTCTCTCTTTACAGGTTCATTAATCTTTGCTCGTCTGTAGGGAAGAGAAAGAGTCCGAATCCTTACACACGGACAAAAACAACATCctttaaatcaaaatcaaaagcTTGTCCATCTTTACATGTCAAAATAAGTTGAAATCAATAGCTTTCCAATAAAAATAAGTATAGTAAACTAGTATAGTGGGTAACACAAAGTAGAGAGGAGGTGAGTGGACATAAAACACAAGCATCATTGAAGGAAAATAAGAGAATTGGAATAGAATGTAACACTGCAAAAATCATTTAAAACCTTAACTAGGTTTATATCTGTATGGGCAATTTATTCATTTATATCATTGCTATGGTGTTTCTCTGTAATCTTGTCTTAAAATACTTTATAAATTACATTGTATTATCAATATTAGAAGGTCTTTCCAAGGCCACTGTGTGAATAAATGTATTTCTAAAATCGGGTTCAGCAGTCCAGCGTTCCTGAGGTGTCCCAAAGCAGGAAGAGTACAGAGTTTAAATCAAGGATATTCACCTTACGATTGGCTCTGCACTTCGTAGTGTGTAGTCCACAGAACATTATGATTGGGCTGGTTTCATTCTGAAGGCACTCTGCAGTAACTCTCCCACTATGGTACAAGTCTACAAGTTAGTGTTCATTAGCGTCTGCAGTGGAACAGATAACCACAGATATCACTCGCCCGGCGGTACAGTTTTGCACCACGTTCAGCAGAACAGGAGAGGCTAGCTCTGTAAAACACCGACGGTGGGTCTGTGGAACAGGAGAGGCACTAGGACTAGCGTTGATGACTGATCAACACCGGGGTGACGAGAGGAGATACACTGCAAAGGCGAGATGAGCTTTCTGCTGTAAAAAGGCACAAGAGTAAGGAGAAGAGCAGAAGCCAGGGTGTCGGGCCTGAGGCTACCAGGGTGTCGGGCCTGAGGCTACCAGGGTGTCGGGCCTGAGGCTAGCAGGGTGTAGGGCCCGAGGCAGCCAGGGTGTAGGGCCCGAGGCAGCCAGGGTGTAGGGCCCGAGGCAGCCAGGGTGTAGGGCCCGAGGCAGCCAGGGTGTAGGGCCCGAGGCAGCCAGGGTGTAGGGCCCGAGGCAGCCAGGGTGTAGGGCCCGAGGCAGCCATGGTGTAGGGCCCGAGGCAGCCAGGGTGTAGGGCCTGAGCCAGCCAGGGGGGGTTTGGCAGCGTTTCCCTAACTTGGTCCTTAGGACCCCcaacgttttggtttttgccctgacacTAAACAGCGCATTCAAAATATTTAAAGCTGAATGCTTagtttgttatttaaaaaaaaataaaaaatcagctgtgtaatgtgaaaaaccaaaacatgcaccccttgtGGTCcagaggactgagtttgggaaaccctggggaAGGGCTGTGACGGTCGGTACATTTTGTCAACTGGTAAATGTCATGGAAATAACTGCGGGTCTCACGCTGAGCGTTAATGAACATGAACACACTAAGCATCTCCGGGCCGACACGCCACTGAACCAGGACCATCGTTGTCGTGCTTCTATTGGAACGTCgacattttaaaaagtctcatAAATCcgtttaatatagcctacaccataaATGATTTATTAATGAAGAAtttttatataataataataattttggtATCATTCCCAAGTGATAATATTTTCACATCAGACTATTTTCCGTTTAATTTGGTCTTTACAAatactaaataatgtgtgtgaaatgagTTCTGATTTAGAATGGGCCTTTATCAGAATGGGCCGTTATCATGGCCCATTCATCGTCTGAACgggcaattttttttaaataaaaaaagtcaTCTGTATGCATGTATTCAACggcaaatggaggacgcttttcccatggttcattttcatgacaGCCAAGTAGGCTACTCTGGTTGTAAGgcaaagcaatgtgcttaataataggaaagttgagaaataaatatagtaggcctcgCCTATAGAAAGTTGAtaggatcctcctctttttaatagaggccatcaaaactgttttctcacgcaattgcatagcataGGCTGTAGAAATGTTGCCCCAACAGAGCACATATTTAACTCCGTGCATCAACCAGCTATGAGGAGCTGGCTCTTGCTGGCTCTCGCTGGCTCTCGCTGGCTCTCGCTGCTCAACAGGTGATCCTATTCAGCTCAAACTTTGACTGCCAGGGCTCTCaggaagtgtttgatttgattctcCACTGTATTTGCATTGAGTGATtacagggacaatagagcgccgAGGTATAGGGGGTCTGAAGGGGGGTATAGGGGGTCTGAGGGGGTTTAGGGGGTGTATAGGGGGTCTGAGGGGGGATTTAGGGGGTCTGGGGGGGTTATAGTGGGTCTGGGGGGGTCTGAGGGGGTGTATAGGGGGTCTGAGGGGGTGTATAGGGGGTCTGAGGGGGGATTTAGGGTCTGAGGGGGGGGTTAGGGGGTCTGAGGGGGTTTAGGGGGTCTGAGGGGGTTTAGGGGGTCTGAGGGGGTATAGGGGGTCTGAGGGGGTATAGGGGGTCTGAGGGGGGATAGGGGGTCTGAAGGGGGGTTTAGGGGGTATGAGGGGGGATAGGGGGTCTGAAGGGGGGTTTAGGGGGTCTGAGGGGgggtttagggggggggggtctagtgACATCACGACCATTAACGCAGGTCACTCTCATCTTCCTCTATGGTCTTCTTGATGCGGAGGAGCATAGTGGTCAGCCACTGGTCCAACCTGGAGATAGTGTCATATtccttcacctgagagagagatggaggaggggagatggagacagatagacagagagaaagagtgatgaGAAgaaggatggggagggagagaggtgagacggatggggagggagagaggtgagacggatggggagggagagaggtgagacggatggggagggagagaggtgagacggatggggagggagagaggtgagacggatggggagggagagaggtgagacggatggggagggagagaggtgagacaAGAAAACAAGTTAACTTCCAGTTTCTAGTAATTGATTTCAGTTTCTTGTTTTAGTTCATGTCGGACTTCCTCTGTGAGTTCCAGTTTTAGTTCATGTCGGACTTCCTCTGTGAGTTCCAGTTTTAGTTCATGTCGGACTTCCTCTGTGAGTTCCAGTTTTAGTTCATGTCAGACTTCCTCTGTGAGTTCCAGTTTTAGTTCATGTCAGACTTCCTCTGTGAGTTCCAGTTTTAGTTCATGTCAGACTTCCTCTGTGAGTTCCAGTTTTAGTTCATGTCAGACTTCCTCTGTGAGTTCCAGTTTTAGCTCATGTCGGACTTCCTTAGTGACGGTTCAGCGTTTGCTATCTTTTCATGACATCAGTAAAATGACTTCCTCATTCacaaataaagacaaaacaagaCCGAGTTCTACTCACTGCATCAGTATATACATCAACATTCTGTTCTTCACACGCATCTAGAAGTTTCTGCAGAGAAATAAAGACATTTATCGTATTAGAAAACATATTTTGGAGTTGAAAGGTTTAGAGAAAAGACAAAAAGTTGAATCAGCTTGGTAAAGATGAAGGGGTTAGAAAAGACTAAACAGAGACCGTATCAGAAACAACCTACTTCCTTACCTTCAGCAGTTTACATTCACGAGAATCTGAGAAGGCAGGGAACATTTCTTCATACTTCTGCAAGGCCAGCTAGATGGCAGGAGATAGAGCAGTTTAGTCAGACAGGAAACCTAGAAACCTCATGGAGGATTTCAAAAACAGACAGAAGTCAGTTTTAGGGCTTACTTTGGCATTGAGCATGTCCACACAGAAATGGCAGAGAGCTGCCTTGAAGAAGTAGTCCTTAGCGCTGTACTTTAGCAGTGTGCTGTCCATCGCATTGGTCCCAaccttaaaaaaaacacacacacagaccgaaaCAGGATTGTTAACAGTCGATAACAATTACAAGGAACTGCCTCCTGCAACAGTGTTTAGTCAGCTGTCACCTGTTCATAGATCTCTATGGCCTTCTGGTACTGCTCCAGCTGAGCTGCATAGACAGCCACCTTCAGAAGGCACTTGTTAGCAGAGCTGAGAGAACAAGGAGAAAAGGGAGGTAGAggtacagggagagagacagagagattatgACAACCAGTCACAAAACAAATACAGTCAAATCAAACAGGGTCTGATTCAGTAGGACAGAATCCAAATCAAACAGGGTCTGATTCAGTAGGACAAAACCCAAATCAAACAGGGTCTGATTCAGTAGGACAAAACCCAAATCAAACAGGGTCTGATTCAGTAGGACAAAACCCAAATCAAACAGGGTCTGATTCAGTAGGACAGAATCCAAATAAAACAGGGTCTCAATAAGCTCGCAGTAAGGGGTCACGGTAAGGGGTCACGCGGGGTCACGGTAAGGGGTCACAGTAAGGGGTCACAGTAAGGGGTCACAGTAAGGGGTCACAGTAAGGGGTCACGCCAGCTCACAGTAAGGGCTCACAGTAAGGGGTCACGCCGGCTCACAGTAAGGGCTCACAGTAAGGGCTCACAGTAAGGGGTCACAGTAAGGGGTCACGCCGgctctattcattacatttctgTCTCTCCATAGCTCCCACCATAGATATAAAACCCCATAGAGCGGTAGAAGCTGCTGACCCCGGCACATGTATGTCGGAGTGGGTCGGAATCCGGACCACTGACCTTTGACCCCACCAACACTATTCCAGCTCTTTAATGAAGCTGCCCGGTTAAGGAGTGGGAATGCACTACTCACCAAAAAAATGGATATATTGTCTACGGTTCCTACCTTGTGGACTCTTCTCCTTTGTAGTAGTCTGCCGCCTGTTCATAGTGAGCTATAGCCTGCAGACAGACACAACATTTAGACACGCCTGACCCTCACAGTCCCCCCCTCACagtcccccccccctcacacCTGACCCTCACAGTCCCCCCCTCACAGTCCCCCCCTTCACACCTGACCCTCACAGTCCCCCCCCTCACAGTCCCCCCCTTCACGCCTGACCCTCACAGTCCCCCCCTCACAGTCCCCCCCTTCACGCCTGACCCTCACAGTCCCCCCCTCACAGTCCCCCCCCCTCACACCTGACCCTCACAGTCCCCCCCTCACAGTCCCCCCCCTCACACCTGACCCTCACAGTCCCCCCCTCACAGTCCCCCCCCTCACACCTGACCCTCACAGCCCCTCCCTCACAGCGCCCCCCCCTCACAGTCCCCCCCCTCACCCCTGACCCTCACAGTCCCCCCCCCTCACGCCTGACCCTCACAGTCCCCCCCCCTCacag is a window encoding:
- the napab gene encoding N-ethylmaleimide-sensitive factor attachment protein, alpha b, with product MDNSGKEKEASALIAEAEKKLKSSQSFFGALFGGSSKMEEACDMYARAANMYKMAKNWCAAGNAFSQAARLHLQMQSKHDAATNFIDAGNAFKKADPQEAINCLNRAIEIYTDMGRFTIAAKHHISIAEIYETELVDIDTAIAHYEQAADYYKGEESTSSANKCLLKVAVYAAQLEQYQKAIEIYEQVGTNAMDSTLLKYSAKDYFFKAALCHFCVDMLNAKLALQKYEEMFPAFSDSRECKLLKKLLDACEEQNVDVYTDAVKEYDTISRLDQWLTTMLLRIKKTIEEDESDLR